In a single window of the Alosa sapidissima isolate fAloSap1 chromosome 18, fAloSap1.pri, whole genome shotgun sequence genome:
- the znf219 gene encoding zinc finger protein 219 isoform X1: MDSPPECVLALSCEPPLSPPAMPSLDHSPLAAAESSPQSSTAPSPQAPKDGSLSPFPCLRNHQLDAAVNGEAFGDEVEGLDEEEEEEEEEEEMSAPPSPTPAVALFPGEGASAVAGPPPPRESPPGTPPSVSSVTGFVALEMALSAASSATAPGAPCGEDDDAAGELDLQLFRRDGAVTSTAAVPSATPGGAALRFPCGVCGKRFRFQSILSLHARAHRLDRQRRATVLYHAGRDACKPTAGQDKPQERSLVTTPECAVDQSLKQTLDGHLDGSLDGRSPDACLDISLDISPDRRRNRRKRTMDRKLEPRLDHRVTSPEPSLELSPVETIHHEDSLQTAFSPHFLSDPFQNPSLTPPPTKEAPITAAFTPLLPSHLEDPAQMTMAATAAAATVAATSFRCNECKGKFRTASELARHTRILHNPYKCTLCPFSASQEERLAAHLLDSHPAPSTKPRDHHVAQPTPRTTSTLPFSPQQTRENPTPPNTPVAITALNASPNAGTKASAKASANVSAVISQGSGAAPLPAFRCETCGQRFTQSWFLKGHMRKHKDSLDHKCQVCGRGFKEPWFLKNHMKVHLNKLGLKAGLAGLGLGPTPGVADGPTGKSSGGGGGNRGRNQSLSALYSSLLLARAGGGGGTFGGGAGGGAGSGSRAERELAAAVAAAAAGSGSGKASLLSYLGLPGAEGASCVERLQAVAQVAEMGNGERRERERERERERERAREERGGPEATHGAGGDAADQAVMWQLVARSLAAAQHSHQQQQQQQQQQKSRSRPHQPHQPLPQPRGSVAGEAEQLRAYLGGLGGPGTTTGGSAGRERDDHSHISAGSGSSGLGASEASLGGPWECPDCGKLFRSLQQVVAHARVHLQKPHKGHRREDDGTLHGGGGGGGGGGGGEGGVRRGGSNSSGGGSTNSSSEKRTEPKLSQSRTGMAGGFHSLLSPFSGENGLQGAAAGSSLASRERVRGKGMKDCPYCGKAFRSSHHLKVHLRVHTGERPYKCPHCDYAGTQSGSLKYHLQRHHREQQRNALASSSPGLPTSPLAPPPRTSEASNSPKQRLAQSFAQLGAFGRSGAAAAAAVAATTTTTDAPTATSRHSQAWARGSQEAKGRKGSAAAAAAATAAALRESDLESQYYFLSGVVGAFYQGGMPEAGWAGELGGGGGGGGGPPPAKVPKVSRRKPLTTSRMVPANGHGGGGGGGGGGMALSSSSSPSPPPRGRTLEGGFEPLDLSSRRSAPEFGGGVLEMDGGERRRRRREASGGERGRGGGGGAGGGEGEGGAVTLSQCLFCPFRTSSAELMAMHLQVNHTSKSRRKRSPPLALSATAPATSPAPPSATSSAPAIVSESDPLALWRYISGQDEVPSVPAFRGDQAYFSTRARPRENGMSLEEEEEEEEDEEEEEEDEEQEEESLLQREVDEDGDLVSDAYEPPVGSTLREKEEEREMDEEEEEEEEEEEEEEDEENERKGRDERSERMERLEALRKALSGRSPGSRAEASPRREEGLVGD; this comes from the exons ATGGATTCGCCTCCGGAGTGTGTGCTGGCTCTGTCCTGTgagccccccctctctcctccggcGATGCCCTCCCTGGACCACAGCCCGCTAGCAGCCGCCGAGTCCAGCCCGCAGTCCTCCACCGCCCCCAGCCCGCAAGCCCCCAAGGACGGCTCCCTCTCGCCCTTCCCTTGCCTCCGCAACCACCAGCTGGACGCGGCGGTCAACGGGGAGGCCTTCGGAGACGAGGTGGAGGGGCtggacgaggaggaagaggaagaggaggaggaagaggagatgtCCGCGCCACCTTCTCCCACGCCGGCTGTGGCGCTGTTCCCCGGGGAGGGGGCCAGTGCGGTCGCAGGGCCCCCCCCACCGAGGGAGTCCCCCCCGGGCACTCCGCCATCCGTTTCCTCCGTGACGGGCTTCGTGGCGCTGGAGATGGCCCTGTCGGCGGCGTCATCGGCGACCGCGCCGGGGGCTCCCTGCGGGGAGGACGACGACGCCGCCGGTGAGCTGGACCTGCAGCTGTTCCGTCGGGACGGCGCGGTGACGTCTACTGCGGCAGTGCCCTCCGCAACGCCAGGGGGCGCCGCGCTGCGCTTCCCGTGCGGCGTGTGCGGCAAGCGCTTCCGTTTCCAGAGCATCCTGTCGCTGCACGCCCGCGCCCACCGACTGGACCGCCAGCGCCGGGCCACCGTGCTCTACCATGCCGGACGAGACGCCTGCAAGCCGACCGCCGGGCAGGACAAACCGCAGGAACGGAGCCTGGTGACGACCCCGGAGTGTGCCGTGGATCAAAGTCTCAAGCAGACTCTGGATGGACATCTAGATGGAAGTCTAGATGGACGAAGCCCTGATGCTTGTCTGGACATCAGTCTGGACATCAGTCCAGACCGAAGGAGGAACAGAAGGAAAAGAACTATGGATCGAAAACTAGAGCCACGTCTGGACCACAGAGTGACCAGTCCAGAACCGAGTTTGGAGTTGAGCCCAGTCGAGACAATCCACCATGAAGATTCCCTCCAGACTGCCTTCAgccctcacttcctgtctgacCCCTTTCAGAACCCCTCCCTAACCCCTCCCCCGACCAAAGAGGCACCAATCACAGCTGCCTTCACCCCGTTGCTCCCCTCCCACTTGGAAGACCCCGCCCAGATGACAATGGCCGCCACTGCTGCCGCGGCAACAGTCGCCGCCACTTCCTTCCGTTGCAACGAGTGCAAAGGAAAGTTCCGCACAGCGTCCGAGCTGGCGCGTCACACGCGCATCCTGCACAACCCCTACAAGTGCACGCTGTGCCCCTTCTCTGCCAGCCAGGAGGAGCGCCTTGCCGCCCATCTCCTGGACAGCCACCCGGCTCCCTCCACCAAACCACGCGACCACCATGTGGCCCAACCTACGCCAAGGACAACATCAACGCTCCCCTTCTCCCCCCAG caGACTCGAGAGAATCCCACCCCGCCCAACACGCCTGTCGCCATCACGGCTCTCAACGCCAGTCCCAACGCTGGCACCAAGGCCAGTGCCAAGGCTAGTGCCAACGTCAGTGCTGTCATCTCCCAGGGCAGTGGGGCTGCCCCGCTGCCCGCCTTCCGGTGCGAGACGTGCGGTCAGCGCTTCACACAGTCCTGGTTCCTGAAGGGTCACATGCGCAAGCACAAGGACTCGTTGGATCACAAGTGCCAGGTGTGCGGCCGCGGCTTCAAAGAGCCTTGGTTCCTCAAGAACCACATGAAGGTGCATCTCAACAAGCTGGGCCTGAAGGCCGGCCTAGCCGGGCTGGGCCTCGGACCCACGCCGGGGGTGGCCGATGGGCCGACAGGCAAGTCCtccggtgggggtggggggaacaGGGGCAGGAATCAGTCCCTGAGCGCCCTCTACTCCAGCCTCCTGCTGGCTCGCGCCGGTGGAGGGGGTGGCACTTTTGGAGGtggagcaggtggtggagcagGGTCTGGAAGCCGGGCAGAACGCGAGCTGGCCGCGGCTGTGGCGGCGGCCGCCGCCGGTTCCGGCTCTGGCAAGGCCTCCCTCCTGAGCTACCTGGGCCTGCCGGGGGCCGAGGGCGCCAGCTGTGTGGAGAGGCTGCAGGCCGTGGCCCAGGTGGCCGAGATGGGCAACGGCGAGCGCCGCGAGAGGGAGCGCgagcgggagagagaaagagagagggcccGGGAAGAGCGCGGAGGCCCCGAGGCGACCCACGGCGCCGGCGGCGACGCAGCAGACCAGGCGGTCATGTGGCAACTGGTGGCCCGAAGCCTGGcggcagcacagcacagccaccagcagcagcagcagcagcagcagcagcagaagtcCCGGTCCAGACCCCACCAGCCCCACCAGCCGCTCCCCCAGCCCAGAGGCTCCGTGGCCGGGGAGGCTGAGCAGCTGCGGGCCTACCTGGGGGGCCTGGGAGGCCCCGGGACCACCACGGGCGgcagtgctgggagggagagggaCGACCACAGCCACATCTCGGCCGGCTCCGGCTCTTCCGGCCTGGGCGCGTCCGAGGCCTCGCTGGGCGGCCCCTGGGAGTGCCCCGACTGCGGGAAGCTGTTCCGCAGCCTACAGCAGGTGGTGGCCCACGCCCGCGTCCACCTGCAGAAGCCCCACAAGGGCCACCGGCGGGAGGATGACGGCACTCTccacggaggaggaggaggaggaggaggaggaggaggaggagagggtggtgTGCGGAGAGGAGGGAGTAACAGCAGCGGTGGCGGCAGCACCAACAGCAGCAGTGAGAAGCGGACGGAGCCCAAGCTGAGCCAGAGCAGAACCGGGATGGCAGGAGGGTTCCATTCCCTCTTATCGCCTTTCTCCG GTGAAAACGGTCTACAGGGAGCAGCAGCAGGAAGTTCCCTGGCCTCAAGAGAACGTGTGCGGGGCAAGGGCATGAAAGACTGCCCCTACTGCGGTAAAGCCTTCCGCTCCTCACACCACCTCAAAGTCCACCTCCGCGTCCACACAG GCGAGCGTCCGTACAAGTGCCCCCACTGCGACTACGCCGGGACCCAGTCCGGCTCGCTCAAGTACCATCTGCAGCGTCACCACCGGGAGCAGCAACGCAACGCCCTGGCGTCGTCCTCGCCGGGACTGCCCACCTCGCCGCTTGCGCCGCCACCGCGCACCAGCGAGGCCTCGAACTCGCCCAAGCAGCGTCTGGCCCAGTCCTTCGCCCAGCTGGGCGCGTTCGGGAGGTCcggcgcagcagcagcagcagcagtagcagcaaccACGACGACCACCGATGCTCCGACGGCCACCTCCAGGCACAGCCAGGCCTGGGCACGAGGGAGCCAGGAAGCGAAGGGTCGGAAAGGgtcagcagcggcagcagcagcggctaCTGCTGCCGCTTTGAGAGAGAGCGACCTGGAGAGCCAATACTACTTCCTGTCCGGTGTGGTGGGGGCGTTCTACCAGGGCGGGATGCCCGAGGCCGGCTGGGCAGGTGAACTGggtggcggcggtggtggtggtggtgggcccCCGCCAGCCAAGGTGCCCAAGGTGTCGCGCCGCAAGCCACTCACGACCAGCCGCATGGTGCCCGCCAATGGgcacggaggaggaggaggaggaggaggaggtgggatgGCGCTGTCGTCctcgtcctctccctctccgccGCCACGTGGCCGCACGCTGGAGGGGGGCTTCGAGCCGCTGGACCTGTCATCTCGACGGAGCGCTCCCGAGTTTGGCGGAGGAGTGCTGGAGATGGACGGAGGTgaacggaggaggaggaggagggaggcatcgggaggagagagaggacgaggaggaggaggaggagcaggaggaggagaaggagagggaggtgcCGTGACACTCTCCCAGTGTCTCTTCTGTCCGTTCCGAACCTCCTCCGCCGAGCTGATGGCCATGCACCTGCAGGTCAACCACACCAGCAAGTCCCGACGCAAGCGCAGCCCCCCACTGGCACTGTCCGCCACTGCCCCTGCCACCTCCCCTGCCCCTCCCTCCGCCACCTCCAGCGCGCCCGCCATTGTCTCCGAATCCGACCCGCTGGCTCTCTGGAGGTACATCAGCGGGCAGGACGAGGTGCCATCTGTGCCCGCCTTCCGGGGAGATCAGGCATACTTCAGCACCAGGGCACGGCCAAGGGAGAATGGCATGagcctggaggaggaggaggaggaggaggaggacgaggaggaagaggaggaggacgaggagcaggaggaagagagtCTTCTCCAGCGCGAGGTGGACGAAGACGGAGATTTGGTGAGTGACGCGTACGAGCCTCCGGTTGGTTCAACTCTCCgcgagaaagaggaagagagagagatggatgaagaagaagaagaagaggaggaagaagaagaggaggaggaggatgaagagaacgagagaaaggggagggatgagaggagcgagagaatggagagactggAGGCTCTCCGCAAGGCTCTCTCTGGGCGTTCTCCAGGGAGCAGGGCTGAGGCCTCACCCAGGAGGGAAGAGGGTTTGGTGGGGGACTGA